A portion of the Methylobacterium nodulans ORS 2060 genome contains these proteins:
- a CDS encoding SDR family NAD(P)-dependent oxidoreductase gives MERFTGKAVAITGGGSGIGKATAARFVAEGARVVINGRDVAKLEATAREIDPSGRNVVVSAGDIADPATGAALVEAAVSRFGQLDVLVNNAGVFNPKPFLELTEADYDWYLDTILKGKFFTAQAAAKAMKDRGGAIVQTGSMWAIQAIGATPSAAYSAANAGVHAMVRNLAIELAPFKIRINAVAPAVIETPVYSTFMSAQQVRDVLPTFNAFHPLGRNGQPGDVAEAILFLASDQAAWITGTVLPVDGGVTAGRQ, from the coding sequence ATGGAACGGTTTACAGGCAAAGCCGTAGCGATCACCGGAGGCGGTTCCGGCATCGGCAAGGCGACGGCAGCACGCTTTGTGGCCGAAGGCGCCCGGGTCGTCATTAACGGGCGCGACGTGGCCAAGCTTGAAGCCACCGCCCGCGAAATCGACCCGAGCGGCCGGAACGTGGTTGTCTCAGCCGGCGATATCGCTGACCCGGCCACCGGCGCGGCGCTGGTCGAGGCCGCCGTGTCCCGGTTCGGCCAGCTCGACGTTCTGGTCAACAACGCTGGCGTGTTCAACCCGAAGCCGTTCCTCGAGCTGACCGAGGCAGATTACGACTGGTATCTCGATACGATCCTGAAGGGGAAATTCTTCACCGCGCAGGCTGCGGCCAAGGCGATGAAGGACCGGGGCGGGGCCATTGTCCAGACGGGTTCGATGTGGGCAATCCAGGCGATCGGGGCGACCCCGTCGGCCGCCTACTCCGCCGCCAATGCGGGGGTCCACGCGATGGTGCGCAATCTCGCGATCGAACTCGCTCCCTTTAAGATCCGCATCAATGCCGTGGCCCCGGCCGTCATTGAGACGCCAGTCTACAGCACCTTCATGTCGGCGCAGCAGGTCAGGGACGTGCTCCCGACCTTCAACGCGTTCCACCCGCTTGGTCGCAACGGCCAGCCCGGCGACGTGGCTGAGGCCATCCTGTTCCTTGCGTCCGACCAGGCCGCTTGGATCACCGGCACCGTGCTGCCCGTCGATGGCGGCGTGACGGCCGGTCGGCAGTAG
- a CDS encoding TetR/AcrR family transcriptional regulator translates to MDTAQAIMDAAERRIRSAGYSGFSFREIADEIGIKSASVHYHFPTKEALAAAVTRRYNDRIAASIDAQIAAGTAPVEAWRHVFRAALADGARMCLCGALGVTSGDLSEEVAAEVRRFFTYGVDKLKAGGLSEARAMQVLATLEGAILIASVRSDPAFFDLSTSDL, encoded by the coding sequence ATGGATACCGCCCAAGCCATCATGGACGCTGCGGAGCGTCGGATCCGATCTGCCGGCTACAGCGGGTTCAGCTTCCGCGAGATCGCAGATGAAATCGGCATCAAAAGCGCCAGCGTGCACTACCACTTCCCAACCAAGGAGGCGCTCGCGGCTGCCGTGACGCGGCGCTATAATGACCGGATTGCCGCATCTATCGACGCCCAGATCGCCGCCGGTACCGCGCCTGTCGAGGCGTGGCGGCACGTCTTTCGTGCGGCGCTGGCTGACGGCGCACGGATGTGCCTGTGCGGCGCCCTGGGTGTCACATCGGGCGATCTGTCGGAAGAGGTAGCCGCCGAAGTGCGCCGCTTCTTCACCTACGGTGTGGACAAGCTGAAGGCTGGTGGCCTCTCGGAAGCGCGGGCCATGCAGGTTCTTGCCACACTGGAGGGGGCGATCCTGATCGCGAGCGTCCGCAGTGATCCTGCATTTTTTGATCTGTCTACTTCGGATCTGTGA
- a CDS encoding molybdopterin-dependent oxidoreductase, producing the protein MRDSRFGNPERESEVPFKPHSSHWGVFSARMIDGELEVRPYEGDPDPNQIIENFPGALRHRARIAQPMVRRGWLERGPGPDEKRGQDEFVPMAWQEVLDLLGRELVRVRDGFGPEAIFGGSYGWSSAGRFHHAQSQIHRFLNIACGGYVRSVTSYSSGSSQVLIPHILGNHEELAKHNVTWEQVEKDSEIVIAFGGMALKNSMVAGGGISKHVERGVMQRAAARGCEFILVSPLASDLPEEARPEWVSLIPASDTALMMAMVHTLVVEGRHDRAFLERYTVGWPTFERYLLGEADGIPKDAHWAAPLTGVPADAIMALARRLHGKRALVVVSHSLQRARYGEQPVWMGMVLAAALGQIGLSGGGYAYPLGAIAYYGRRKNAVKLPTLSQGSNSVREFIPVARIADMLLGPGEAYRFNGKTLTYPEIKLIYWAGGNPFHHHQDLNRLKKAFAAVDTLVVHELAWTATARHADIVLPCTMTLERDDIGGSSNDPLLVPMRQIAPPYGEARDDFAIFADLAERLGARDAFTEGRTVRQWLEHLYEPTRLGLVQLNLPAPSFEDFWESSGILVPQGPDDGGNLRAFREDPLASPLETPSGKLEIFSETIASFGEADCPGHPAWLGSGYLPTESAPLVLVSNQPRTRLHSQLDFGGHSGSGKHRGREIASMHPKDAAERGIADGDIVRLFNERGACLAAIALTEDIRPGVIQLPTGAWYDPADPTEEKTLCVHGNPNVLTEDVGTSALAQGCTGQLTTVEVERFDGNLPPIRAYDPPLSLPAPASHLDG; encoded by the coding sequence ATGCGTGACTCGCGGTTCGGCAATCCCGAAAGGGAGTCCGAGGTGCCTTTCAAGCCTCATTCCTCGCACTGGGGTGTCTTCTCGGCGCGTATGATCGACGGCGAGCTGGAGGTGCGCCCGTACGAGGGTGATCCCGACCCGAATCAGATCATCGAGAACTTTCCGGGAGCGCTCCGTCATCGTGCAAGGATCGCGCAACCGATGGTGCGCCGAGGCTGGCTCGAAAGAGGGCCAGGTCCCGACGAGAAGCGCGGCCAAGACGAGTTTGTCCCGATGGCTTGGCAGGAGGTGCTCGACCTTCTGGGCCGCGAACTCGTCAGGGTACGGGATGGCTTCGGGCCTGAGGCCATTTTTGGGGGGTCGTACGGGTGGTCGAGCGCTGGCCGATTTCACCACGCCCAAAGCCAGATCCACCGTTTTCTCAACATTGCTTGTGGCGGCTACGTCAGATCCGTCACCAGCTACTCCTCTGGTTCGTCCCAGGTGCTTATCCCCCACATTCTCGGCAACCACGAAGAATTGGCCAAACATAATGTAACTTGGGAACAGGTCGAGAAGGATAGTGAGATAGTAATCGCTTTCGGAGGGATGGCGTTAAAGAATAGCATGGTCGCAGGTGGCGGTATCAGCAAGCACGTTGAGCGCGGCGTTATGCAGCGTGCGGCGGCTCGCGGCTGCGAATTCATTTTGGTCAGTCCACTAGCATCAGATCTTCCAGAGGAGGCGCGGCCGGAGTGGGTTTCGCTGATTCCCGCGAGCGACACGGCACTAATGATGGCCATGGTGCATACGTTGGTCGTGGAAGGGCGTCACGATCGAGCTTTCTTGGAGCGCTACACGGTCGGTTGGCCAACTTTCGAGCGATATCTCCTTGGTGAAGCTGATGGCATTCCCAAGGATGCGCACTGGGCCGCACCTTTAACCGGTGTCCCGGCAGATGCGATTATGGCTCTAGCCCGCCGATTGCACGGCAAACGGGCCCTGGTCGTCGTTTCGCACTCGCTGCAACGTGCACGATATGGCGAGCAGCCGGTATGGATGGGTATGGTCCTGGCTGCAGCACTTGGTCAGATTGGGTTGAGCGGAGGCGGGTATGCCTACCCGCTCGGCGCCATTGCTTACTACGGACGCCGCAAAAATGCGGTCAAGCTGCCCACCTTATCCCAGGGATCGAACAGCGTCCGAGAGTTCATACCGGTGGCTCGTATCGCTGATATGCTGCTGGGCCCTGGTGAGGCCTATCGCTTCAATGGAAAAACTCTGACCTATCCGGAAATTAAGCTGATTTACTGGGCGGGAGGGAATCCGTTTCACCATCACCAAGACTTGAACCGGTTGAAGAAAGCTTTCGCCGCGGTCGACACACTCGTTGTGCATGAACTCGCTTGGACCGCAACGGCGCGTCACGCCGACATCGTCCTGCCCTGTACGATGACGCTTGAGCGTGACGACATTGGTGGTAGTTCCAACGACCCCTTGCTAGTGCCCATGCGGCAGATCGCGCCGCCTTATGGCGAAGCTCGTGACGACTTCGCCATCTTCGCCGATTTGGCGGAGCGGCTCGGTGCGCGCGACGCTTTCACTGAAGGCCGCACTGTCCGTCAATGGCTCGAACACCTGTACGAGCCGACGCGGCTGGGTTTGGTTCAGCTGAACCTGCCCGCGCCGAGCTTCGAGGATTTCTGGGAGAGTAGCGGTATCCTTGTTCCGCAAGGTCCGGACGATGGCGGAAACCTTCGCGCCTTCCGTGAAGATCCTCTGGCCTCTCCTTTGGAAACTCCGAGCGGCAAGCTGGAGATCTTCTCGGAGACAATCGCGAGCTTCGGTGAGGCGGACTGTCCAGGCCACCCGGCTTGGCTCGGATCAGGTTACCTTCCGACCGAGTCGGCTCCGCTGGTGCTGGTCTCAAACCAACCCCGCACTCGCTTGCATAGTCAGCTCGACTTCGGCGGGCACAGCGGCAGCGGCAAGCATCGTGGGCGTGAAATCGCAAGTATGCACCCGAAGGACGCCGCCGAGCGCGGAATTGCCGATGGCGACATCGTGCGCCTGTTCAATGAAAGGGGTGCTTGCCTCGCTGCGATTGCCTTGACGGAGGACATCCGTCCGGGAGTGATTCAGTTACCTACAGGTGCCTGGTACGACCCGGCAGACCCAACCGAGGAAAAAACTCTGTGTGTGCACGGTAATCCCAACGTTTTGACCGAAGACGTGGGCACCTCGGCACTGGCTCAGGGTTGCACAGGGCAGCTTACGACGGTCGAAGTAGAGCGCTTCGATGGCAACTTGCCGCCCATCCGGGCGTACGATCCACCTTTGTCACTCCCCGCGCCCGCTTCCCACCTTGATGGCTGA
- a CDS encoding MalY/PatB family protein yields the protein MENVAARSGSPVSKVIDGSIFDEIIERRDTNSLKWTYSEKLLAPEEVAAGPLPMWVADTDWRAPAPVIDALQDAIKHGVFGYPAGATNGYMKAVTDWQARRFGWEIAEEWVTQTAGIITALKTAVQAFSSPGDSILIQPPVYSHFHDDVLVNGRQLALAPLLRWENGYRFDESIFEAAIGEGTKLFILSNPHNPTGNVWSEAELRVMGEICLRHNVLVLSDEIHQDLIINPEKRHIPFASISEEFAQNSITCTAPSKTFNLAGLQCANIFIPNARIRNQFARQYNRNVYPRVNVLGMVATEAAYSEGEPWLEEMLIYLRTNHDHFASSINNSLSKIKVLPADSLYLAWMDCRGLGLDAETLDKLMLTKARVWLDKGQKFGAEGRGYMRANLGCPRSTVDVAINRLISTFRAA from the coding sequence GTGGAGAATGTCGCCGCGAGATCAGGAAGCCCTGTTTCAAAGGTTATTGACGGTTCGATATTTGATGAAATCATTGAGCGCAGGGATACAAATTCGCTGAAGTGGACCTACAGCGAGAAGCTGCTTGCTCCTGAAGAAGTGGCGGCCGGACCACTGCCTATGTGGGTGGCCGACACCGATTGGAGAGCACCGGCTCCGGTCATCGACGCATTGCAAGACGCGATCAAGCATGGGGTTTTCGGCTACCCAGCTGGCGCCACCAACGGCTACATGAAAGCGGTCACGGACTGGCAGGCCAGAAGGTTCGGATGGGAGATAGCGGAAGAGTGGGTCACGCAGACAGCCGGTATCATCACCGCGCTTAAGACGGCCGTACAAGCTTTCTCAAGCCCAGGCGATTCGATACTGATCCAGCCGCCCGTCTATTCGCACTTCCATGACGATGTGTTGGTAAACGGTCGGCAGTTGGCACTCGCTCCCTTGCTCCGCTGGGAGAACGGCTATCGATTCGATGAATCCATCTTTGAGGCTGCAATCGGAGAAGGCACCAAACTTTTTATTCTGAGCAATCCCCACAACCCGACAGGCAATGTATGGTCCGAAGCCGAACTTCGGGTGATGGGGGAGATCTGTCTGCGCCATAACGTTCTAGTGCTTTCTGATGAAATTCATCAGGATCTCATTATCAATCCTGAGAAGCGGCATATTCCATTTGCCTCCATCAGTGAGGAGTTTGCGCAAAATAGCATTACCTGCACCGCTCCGAGCAAAACATTCAATTTGGCAGGTCTACAATGTGCGAATATATTCATCCCAAATGCTAGAATTCGCAATCAATTCGCTAGGCAGTACAATCGTAACGTCTACCCGCGTGTGAACGTGTTGGGCATGGTCGCGACCGAGGCAGCCTATAGTGAAGGCGAGCCATGGCTGGAAGAGATGTTGATCTATCTCCGGACAAATCATGACCATTTCGCAAGTTCAATTAACAATAGTCTTTCAAAGATCAAGGTTCTTCCTGCGGACTCGCTCTACCTAGCTTGGATGGATTGTCGTGGTCTGGGTTTGGATGCAGAGACGCTCGATAAGTTAATGCTTACAAAGGCCAGAGTCTGGCTCGACAAGGGTCAGAAGTTCGGGGCTGAAGGCAGGGGCTACATGCGTGCGAATCTTGGATGCCCTCGTTCGACAGTCGACGTGGCGATAAACCGGCTGATTTCCACGTTCCGTGCTGCGTGA
- a CDS encoding mandelate racemase/muconate lactonizing enzyme family protein has product MKIIKIETLEIELSGQCGIASWRPVFVRIHTDAGITGMGEVGLAYGTGTPAAAPMIRIIGERLVLGRDPNDTETIWEHMLRRSFWAEGGGPVVFGAMSAIDAALWDIKGKAAGLPVHRLLGAETPLPLRCYASQMQFGWEDISVLKNSPSEYRDTAQTARAQGYDCVKVSPIYVAPDGQRARNRGVFTPEFRKLARARMEAVRDGVGPDADIILELNSLTSTAGALQLAELFSDLGILFMEEPTHSNSPEAFVKVSSRSPIPLATGERLYTRWGFLPYLQAGSIDMIQPDMGLVGGVSEGIKIAHLAHAFDVGFQAHICGSPLATAIALQVEAAIPNLEIHEHHTFALKSCNRDLFEEDLQPVNGHLAVPTAPGFGMTLRKDAEKRMEISEVSLA; this is encoded by the coding sequence ATGAAGATCATCAAGATCGAAACGCTTGAGATCGAACTCTCGGGCCAGTGCGGCATCGCCTCCTGGCGGCCGGTCTTCGTGCGTATCCATACGGACGCAGGAATCACCGGCATGGGCGAGGTTGGGCTTGCCTATGGCACTGGCACCCCGGCCGCTGCCCCGATGATCCGTATCATCGGCGAGCGCCTCGTCCTCGGCAGGGACCCGAACGACACCGAGACTATCTGGGAGCACATGCTGCGCCGTTCGTTCTGGGCTGAAGGTGGAGGGCCGGTCGTTTTCGGGGCGATGAGCGCAATCGACGCAGCGCTCTGGGATATTAAGGGGAAGGCAGCAGGTCTCCCAGTCCACCGCCTCCTCGGAGCGGAGACGCCGCTACCGCTGCGCTGCTATGCCAGTCAGATGCAGTTCGGGTGGGAAGACATCAGCGTCCTGAAAAACAGTCCGTCTGAATATCGTGATACCGCGCAAACTGCGCGAGCACAGGGCTACGACTGCGTCAAAGTCAGCCCCATCTACGTCGCTCCAGATGGTCAACGCGCACGAAATCGCGGTGTCTTCACCCCCGAATTTCGCAAGTTGGCTCGCGCGCGAATGGAGGCTGTCCGGGATGGTGTCGGGCCCGATGCCGATATCATCCTCGAATTGAATTCGCTCACGTCGACAGCCGGCGCTCTTCAACTGGCCGAACTGTTCTCCGACCTCGGCATCCTTTTCATGGAAGAGCCAACTCACTCCAATAGCCCCGAGGCGTTCGTAAAAGTCTCATCGCGCTCGCCGATTCCGCTGGCGACTGGGGAACGGCTTTACACGCGCTGGGGCTTCCTGCCCTACCTCCAAGCCGGCTCCATCGATATGATCCAGCCCGATATGGGATTGGTCGGTGGCGTTTCAGAAGGCATCAAGATCGCGCATCTGGCGCACGCATTCGACGTCGGGTTTCAAGCGCATATCTGCGGCTCTCCTCTAGCTACCGCAATCGCGCTTCAGGTCGAGGCTGCGATTCCGAACCTCGAAATCCATGAGCATCACACCTTCGCCTTGAAATCCTGCAACCGCGATCTGTTCGAGGAGGACCTTCAGCCCGTCAATGGGCACCTGGCTGTCCCTACAGCACCGGGCTTCGGCATGACCTTGAGGAAGGACGCCGAAAAGCGCATGGAAATCTCCGAAGTCAGCTTAGCGTGA
- a CDS encoding IS1182-like element ISMno38 family transposase, whose protein sequence is MAKVFRSWDVDQGWLLPPSLHEFVPPGHMAHFVRDTVREALDLSAILDTYTEERGYPPYHPGMMVALLLYGYSRGLYSSRQLARACEERVDFMAVTGLNRPDFRTIADFRKRHLTALSDLFVQVLRLCRAAGLVGFAHVAVDGTKLKANASRHKAMSYGRMKAAESTLAAEVEAWLDQAREADAAEDRAHGTDHRGDETPAWMADKQRRLETIRAAKAALEAEAADPPDPEDEDGPGASSGMRWQGRPLRGEDGGPPDRAQRNFTDPDSRILPTRDGFVQGYNGQIAVDAAHQVIVAHRLVTNPADSRALVPLVDGVCTHLGRKPREVSGDAGFATEANLAALQERRITAYLAPGRARHGEADAAGRRRLTKMPLMSAMAVRLKRAGRRSRYRLRKQVVEPVFGQIKQARGFRQFLLRGLDQVRGEWAMICTAHNLLKLAQAAR, encoded by the coding sequence ATGGCCAAGGTGTTTCGCTCCTGGGACGTCGATCAGGGCTGGCTGCTGCCACCCTCGCTGCATGAGTTCGTGCCGCCCGGGCACATGGCGCACTTCGTGCGCGATACGGTGCGCGAGGCGCTCGACCTCTCAGCCATTCTCGACACCTACACCGAGGAGCGCGGCTACCCGCCCTACCATCCCGGCATGATGGTGGCCCTGCTCCTCTACGGCTACAGCCGCGGTCTGTACTCGTCGCGTCAGCTCGCCCGCGCCTGCGAGGAGCGGGTTGACTTCATGGCCGTGACCGGCCTGAACCGGCCCGACTTCCGCACCATCGCTGACTTCCGCAAGCGGCATCTGACGGCGCTCTCGGACCTGTTCGTGCAGGTGCTGCGGCTGTGCCGGGCGGCCGGGCTGGTCGGCTTTGCCCACGTGGCGGTGGACGGCACCAAGCTGAAGGCCAACGCCTCGCGCCACAAGGCGATGAGCTACGGCCGGATGAAGGCGGCCGAGTCGACGCTGGCCGCCGAGGTCGAGGCTTGGCTGGATCAAGCGCGCGAGGCCGACGCGGCGGAGGATCGGGCTCATGGGACCGACCATCGTGGCGACGAGACACCGGCCTGGATGGCCGACAAGCAGCGGCGGCTGGAGACGATCCGCGCCGCCAAGGCCGCGTTGGAGGCAGAGGCTGCCGATCCGCCCGATCCGGAGGACGAGGACGGGCCGGGGGCCTCGTCGGGCATGCGCTGGCAAGGTCGGCCCTTGCGGGGCGAGGACGGCGGTCCGCCCGACCGGGCGCAGCGCAACTTCACCGACCCGGACAGCCGCATCCTGCCCACGCGCGACGGGTTCGTGCAGGGCTACAACGGCCAGATTGCGGTTGATGCGGCCCATCAGGTGATCGTCGCGCATCGGCTCGTGACGAACCCCGCCGACTCGCGCGCTCTCGTGCCGCTCGTCGACGGCGTCTGCACCCATCTCGGGCGCAAGCCGCGGGAGGTCTCCGGAGATGCCGGCTTTGCCACCGAGGCGAACCTGGCCGCGCTGCAGGAGCGACGGATCACAGCCTATCTCGCTCCGGGCCGTGCCCGTCACGGCGAGGCGGATGCAGCAGGTCGCCGGAGGCTGACGAAGATGCCCCTGATGAGCGCGATGGCCGTCCGCCTGAAGCGGGCTGGGCGCCGGAGCCGTTACCGTCTCAGGAAGCAGGTCGTCGAGCCGGTGTTCGGGCAGATCAAGCAGGCCAGAGGCTTCCGACAGTTCCTGCTACGTGGGCTCGATCAGGTCCGCGGCGAGTGGGCGATGATCTGCACCGCCCATAACCTCCTGAAGCTGGCGCAGGCCGCGCGCTGA
- a CDS encoding amino acid ABC transporter ATP-binding protein has protein sequence MSQATTIDRANAATCEQPAIILDKVNKWYGAMHVLRDVSMTVSQKERVVVCGPSGSGKSTMIRCINRLEMHQEGRIIVDGTELTDDLRALDTIRREVGMVFQNFNLFPHLTILENCTFAPIWVRKMPKAEAEELAMSYLRRVKIPEQAKKYPGQLSGGQQQRVAIARALCMRPKIMLFDEPTSALDPEMIKEVLDTMIGLAEDGMTMVCVTHEMGFARKVADRVVFMDRGEIVEAGSPASIFEDPQTDRLKQFLSQILRGH, from the coding sequence ATGAGCCAGGCAACGACAATCGACCGGGCCAACGCAGCGACCTGCGAACAGCCAGCCATCATTCTTGACAAAGTAAACAAGTGGTACGGCGCAATGCACGTTCTACGAGACGTGAGCATGACCGTCAGTCAGAAGGAGCGCGTCGTCGTGTGCGGCCCTTCCGGGTCCGGCAAGTCTACCATGATCCGCTGCATCAACCGGCTCGAGATGCATCAGGAAGGTAGAATCATCGTAGATGGCACGGAGCTCACGGATGACCTACGCGCTCTGGACACGATCCGCCGCGAAGTCGGTATGGTCTTCCAGAACTTCAACTTATTCCCGCACCTGACGATTCTGGAGAACTGCACCTTCGCGCCGATCTGGGTACGAAAGATGCCGAAGGCCGAAGCCGAGGAGCTAGCCATGAGCTACTTGCGGCGGGTGAAAATCCCGGAGCAAGCGAAGAAATATCCCGGCCAGCTCTCCGGTGGCCAGCAGCAGCGGGTCGCCATTGCGCGTGCACTGTGCATGCGCCCCAAAATCATGCTGTTCGACGAGCCGACTTCCGCGCTCGACCCGGAGATGATCAAGGAGGTTCTCGACACGATGATCGGCCTCGCTGAGGATGGGATGACCATGGTTTGCGTCACCCACGAAATGGGATTCGCCCGGAAGGTTGCGGATCGCGTCGTGTTTATGGATCGCGGCGAAATCGTCGAGGCTGGATCCCCAGCTTCAATCTTCGAAGATCCGCAGACTGATCGACTCAAGCAATTCTTAAGTCAAATTCTTCGAGGACATTGA
- a CDS encoding amino acid ABC transporter permease, whose translation MSQTTTAKISEAAGDPVPSIAGIPAAPITRAPPLAAGAGPLGWARTNLFSSIPSTIVTLVLLILLARWATEFVNWAILHAVWSVPNTATGPDTAACRDAKGIGACWAVISEKYRFILFGRYLYEEQWRPAIVIVLFIGLYVVSAMRQFWRKELILIWITTLTVVGVLMWGGVFGLTYVPQDSWGGLPITLILATFGLACAFPLSILVALGRRATNLPAIRVLCTVYVELIRGVPLITVLFMASVMFPLFMPAGLNPDKLLRAQVAVILFAAAYLAEVVRGGLQTLPKGQYEAADALGLGYWHKTAFIILPQALRLVIPPLVNTFIGFFKDTSLVLIIGLFDLLTAGKVAMADLVWQPYSTEVYLVLAAIYFAFCYVMARYSRGLEQGFSRSTKR comes from the coding sequence ATGTCGCAGACCACCACCGCCAAGATTTCGGAAGCTGCCGGCGACCCGGTACCATCAATCGCCGGCATTCCGGCAGCCCCGATCACGCGCGCCCCACCGCTGGCGGCCGGCGCAGGACCACTGGGCTGGGCGCGGACGAACCTGTTCAGCTCGATCCCGTCCACGATCGTGACATTGGTGCTGCTCATTCTGCTGGCACGATGGGCAACCGAATTCGTGAATTGGGCCATCCTGCATGCCGTCTGGTCCGTACCGAACACCGCGACCGGTCCCGACACTGCCGCCTGCCGCGATGCGAAAGGGATTGGCGCGTGCTGGGCTGTCATTAGCGAGAAGTATCGGTTTATCCTGTTCGGCCGCTACTTGTACGAGGAGCAGTGGCGGCCGGCAATCGTCATCGTACTTTTTATCGGCCTGTATGTTGTATCGGCCATGCGCCAGTTCTGGCGCAAGGAGTTGATTTTAATTTGGATCACCACGCTTACGGTCGTCGGAGTGCTGATGTGGGGTGGAGTCTTCGGACTGACTTACGTACCACAAGATAGTTGGGGCGGACTTCCGATCACGCTGATCCTAGCCACATTCGGTCTTGCCTGTGCCTTTCCGCTTTCGATCCTGGTCGCACTGGGCCGTCGAGCAACTAATCTGCCGGCGATCCGGGTTCTCTGCACGGTTTATGTTGAGCTGATCCGCGGCGTGCCGCTGATCACAGTTCTCTTTATGGCCAGCGTGATGTTCCCGCTGTTCATGCCGGCAGGACTCAATCCGGACAAGCTACTGCGGGCGCAGGTAGCGGTGATCCTGTTCGCCGCGGCCTATCTCGCGGAAGTGGTCCGGGGCGGGCTGCAGACCTTGCCGAAGGGACAGTACGAGGCGGCCGACGCGCTTGGACTTGGTTACTGGCACAAGACAGCCTTCATCATCTTGCCGCAGGCCCTGCGGCTCGTGATACCGCCTTTGGTCAACACCTTCATCGGCTTCTTCAAAGACACTTCGCTCGTGCTCATCATCGGCCTGTTCGACCTGCTGACCGCAGGCAAGGTGGCGATGGCCGACCTCGTCTGGCAGCCCTACAGCACAGAGGTCTATCTCGTGCTCGCGGCCATCTACTTCGCTTTCTGCTACGTCATGGCCCGCTACAGCCGCGGGCTGGAGCAGGGATTCAGCCGTAGCACTAAGCGGTAA
- a CDS encoding amino acid ABC transporter permease — protein MSGAVLDPRLHPVRAAPRKKLNFSWSDPRFRNIVWQVVILSAVTAVAWFLISNTNRNLEQRRIATGFAFLSRTAGIPIGEHLIDYDPAVSTYGRALLIGVLNTLKVAVVGVVLATLWGTLLGIARLSRNWLVSKLAAVYVEIIRDVPLLLQLLFWYSILQALPAPRQSFHPVPGVFLSNRGVKIPFVEWDEPYWWALLALTVGAVGTWAWSRAATRRQERIGTRPKVWPMAILLMVGFPVAVWAGLGAPFVADVPELRGFDFNGGGTISPEYGALTMGLVIYTAAFIAEIVRSGILAVPTGQWEAAAALGVRRGIILRKIVLPQALRVIIPPMTSQYLNLIKNSSLAVAIGYQDIVSIANTTLNQTGQAIEGIAMVMLVYLVISLSISLFMNWYNGRIALVER, from the coding sequence ATGTCCGGTGCCGTCCTCGATCCCCGCCTGCATCCTGTCCGGGCAGCGCCCCGCAAGAAACTGAACTTCTCATGGTCTGATCCCAGGTTCCGCAACATCGTCTGGCAGGTCGTGATCCTCAGTGCGGTGACGGCGGTCGCATGGTTTCTAATTTCCAATACAAATCGTAATCTTGAGCAGCGCCGCATCGCAACCGGGTTCGCGTTTCTTTCCCGCACCGCCGGCATTCCGATCGGAGAGCATCTGATCGACTATGACCCCGCCGTCAGCACCTACGGGCGCGCGCTGCTGATCGGGGTGCTCAATACCTTGAAAGTGGCTGTGGTCGGGGTGGTGCTGGCCACGCTCTGGGGCACGCTGCTCGGTATCGCCCGTCTATCGCGGAACTGGCTCGTCTCCAAGCTAGCTGCGGTCTACGTTGAGATCATCCGTGACGTGCCTCTGCTGCTACAACTCCTATTCTGGTACTCAATTCTGCAGGCGCTGCCAGCGCCCCGACAGTCCTTCCATCCAGTCCCGGGCGTGTTCCTATCCAACCGTGGCGTGAAGATCCCGTTCGTTGAGTGGGATGAGCCGTATTGGTGGGCACTGTTGGCACTGACAGTGGGCGCAGTCGGGACGTGGGCGTGGTCGCGCGCCGCGACACGTCGGCAGGAGCGGATCGGTACCCGTCCGAAGGTCTGGCCGATGGCGATCTTATTGATGGTCGGCTTTCCGGTGGCAGTCTGGGCGGGACTGGGAGCGCCGTTCGTGGCGGATGTGCCGGAGCTCCGCGGATTCGACTTCAACGGTGGTGGGACGATCAGTCCGGAATACGGCGCGCTCACCATGGGGTTAGTGATCTACACGGCGGCTTTCATCGCCGAGATCGTTCGTTCCGGCATCCTGGCCGTGCCGACGGGCCAATGGGAAGCCGCCGCGGCACTCGGTGTACGGCGCGGCATCATCTTGCGCAAGATCGTGCTTCCGCAAGCTCTGCGGGTGATCATCCCACCGATGACAAGCCAATATCTGAACCTGATCAAGAACAGCTCGCTCGCGGTGGCGATCGGCTACCAGGACATCGTTTCCATTGCTAATACGACGCTCAATCAGACTGGGCAGGCCATCGAGGGAATTGCCATGGTTATGCTGGTCTACCTGGTGATCAGTCTCTCGATTAGCCTATTCATGAATTGGTACAATGGGCGCATCGCGCTCGTGGAGCGCTGA